Within bacterium, the genomic segment AGAACACGAATCATTCTGAAACCTCCATTGGAATTGTCAAAGTGATAATTGTACCGGCACTGCTTCCTGTTATATCCAATTTTCCACCAACGATTACGGCACGTTCACGCATTCCGGCCAACCCAAGCGCAGACGCACTGTGTAATTCGTCGCGGGCAATGCCTCGGCCATTATCGGTAACCGTTAATTTCAGAAAAGACTGGTTAGCTTGAAGACATGTTTTTATTTTCGTTGCGCCCGCATGCCGGATGATATTCGTCAATATTTCCTGATAAATTCGAAACACGGCCGTTGATTGATTACTGTCGATCGGAAAGCTTTTGTTCGGAAGAATGAGGTCACAGGGGATGCCGGCTCGTTTTCGAAATTCTTCAGTTTGCCATTCAATAGCTGCTGATAAACCAATATTGTCCAGTACTGCAGGCCGTAAATCGGATGAAATTTTCCTCGTGAGCGTAATAGTTTCATCGACCAATTCTGACATTGATTGCAGCTTTATGGAGATAGAACTATCCGATGGATGTCTTTCGAGCCATGAAATATCCATTTTCAACCCGGTCAATGCCTGGCCAATCTGATCGTGGATTTCGCGAGCAATTGCCATACGTTCTTTTTCGATGGCTGTTTGGAGATAAGCATGCAACTTCCGTAATTGTTCGGTATGTTGCCGTAATTGTTCTTCAGTATTTCGTTTATCCCTTTCAATAGATGAACGTTCAATCGCGTTATGAACGGATAGCGGAAGCCGGTCGAGTCGGTCTTTGATTAGATAGTCAGCTGCGCCGGCTTTCATACATGCAACGGCTGTTTCTTCATTGATTGATCCGGTGACAACAATGAAAGGTTTGTGACAATTATTTTGCTGAACGAGTCGAAGCGCTTTCATGCCATCGAAATCGGGCAATGTATAATCCGATAAAATGATATCCGGGTCGAATGTTGATAGCTGGGTAAGAAACTGCTCTTCAGTTTCTACTCGTACGTCTTCATATACTATTCCACCCCGGGAAAGTTCATATCGGATTAATTCGTAATCGGATGCCGAATCTTCGACGATGAGAATTTTTAATGACGCAATCATTTTTTATTTGGTCATTTCCAATGATTCACGTTACGGTTGTACGGCTATATTGAATTCGGGTTCTTAGGATTTTTATTAAGCAAATCATTCAATGTTGTCAGCAACGTCAAAGTCGTATAAGGTTTTTGTATGAATGCAAACAATTCCGTTGCGAGATTTTTGTCCAACGAACGCGATGCCTGTAATCCGCTTACGCCAATAATGGCAATATCAGGGTCAATTTTTTTTAATGCTCGAATTGTCGAAGGGCCGTCCATGATCGGCATGGACATGTCGAGGATGACTGCTTTGATCATAGAACGGTTTTGTGCGAAAAGGCCGACGGCTTCAGCTCCGTCGTTGGCCGTTAACACATGATAACCGTAACTCTCGAGCGTCGTACGTGTAATCTCCCGAACGGATGCATTGTCTTCGACAACCAGCAGCCATTCACCATGCCCGGCCGGCCATTTTAACTGAGTATCTGTCGCTTGTTTTTCGTTTTCAGCTGCAACAGACGGAATATAAATCTTGAAAGTTGTACCTTGACCGTGCTCGGAGATGAGTGTAATAAATCCGCCATGTCCTTTGACGATGTTGAATACCGTAGCCAATCCAAGACCGGTGCCCTGCCCGGGTTCTTTAGTTGTAAAAAAAGGATCAAAGATTTTTTCTTTGATCGAATCGGGAATACCGGTGCCGGAATCCGTTACACGGATAATGACGTACGATCCGCTTTTGGCATCGATATGGATCTGCGCGTAATGCTCATCAATAAATAATTCAGTGGTTTCGATGGTGAGTGTTCCACCATTAGGCATCGCGTCGCGAGCATTGACGCATAAATTCATCAAGACCTGGTGTAACTGGGTGGAGTTGGCATTAACAAGTGCAAGTTCTTTAGGTTCGATAATTTGTACATCGATATTTTTTGGAAATGTTTTCTCCAGAATTTTATAAACGTCTTTGATCAAATATCGCAATTGCACCAGTGTGCGTTCACCCTCCATACCGCGCCCAAAAGAGAGTACCTGTTTAATTAAATTAGCGCCTTGTTCCGCACTGGATTGGATTGTTTGTAATAAATTGTGTCCTTCATCGTCGACGGCTTTTTTACTGAGGATGTGCGCTGCAAGCATAATCGGCATCAGCATGTTATTAAGGTCGTGCGCGATGCCGCTGGCGAGCGTTCCGATACTTTCCAATCGCTGGGCGCGATAGAATTGGGCTTCAAGTTTCCTTTGCTCCGTCACATCTGTATTCACAGTTAGAATAGTATGGTGATTACGATTACCGTCTTTAATTAGTGTCCAACGGCTGTCAACCAGGATCTCGTTTCCGGATTTTGTCAATAACTTGACTTCTCCTTGCCAATGGCTTTTTTCGAGAAGCTCTTTATATACATTTTGGTGAAATCGCTCTTTCCCGCGCAATTGCAATTGAAAGACGCTTTTGCCTAAGACCTCTTTAGTTGTCCAGCCAAGTACTTTTTCAGCGGCCTGATTCCAAAAAAGAATTTCACCTTCAAGGCGCTTTAATATGATGATGTCTCGAGTTAAGTTCAGCAAGTCTGCCTGTTCGCGAATTTGTTCTTCAGCGTGTTTTCTACCACTAATGTCACGTACGATCCCTAAAACACCGTTAATTTCACCAAGTTCGTACAATGGAACGGCTGTAAATTCTACAAAAGTATAATGACCGTCTTTTTGTAAGAGGCGTATTTCCGACGGGGGAACAGTCGTTCCAGTCATGACGCTTTTAAATAGTTCACGCAAATATTCAAAATCCGAGCGATGAATGATTTCTGAAAAATGTTTTCCGATCCATTCCTGCGGTTCAAATCCCGTGATCGTTTTGAAAGCCGGGTTAAGCGAAGTAGCGCAGCCTTTTGTATCGAGCGTGTAGACCATATCGGTGGAATTTTCAAACAAATTGCGATAGCGGGTTTCGCTTTCTTTCAATGCCGTAAGCGCAGCTTCTTTTTCACGATGCGTATCACGTTTTTGCAGAACATTGTGAATGGCACTATTAAGGCGAGTCAGATTATTTTTTAGAATGTAATCTTCGGCTCCTGCTTTGAGGCATTCGACAGCGATCTCATCGCTCTGCGTTCCGGTGACGAGTATTAATGGCGTAGCGAGTTGTCGTTCTTTCAGGCGTTTCAAAGCATCGAGTGCTGTAAATTGGGGCAAGTTATAGTCTGATAGAATCAGGTCGGGTGAGAAGTCAGTCAGTTCGCGCTCGAAGTCGCCACGATTGTCGACCGCATGGATCGTGAGTGACAGGTCCGATTTTTTTAATTGGTATTTAACTAACTCAAGATCAGACGGAAAATCTTCAAGAATCAAAATACGAACCGATGTATTCATAAATCCCCCGGAAAAATCGTACTAAGGACGTACTTGGTTAAGCAGTAACCAATACAAACCGATATCCGCTACTGATTTCATAAATTTTTCAAAATCGACCGGTTTGACAATGTAAGAATTGACGCCGAGCCGGTAAGTCTCCACGATATCGCGTTCTTCTTTGGATGACGTCATGACTACCACCGGAGTTTTTTTGGTTCGTTCATCCGCTTTGACTGCCCGCAAAACTTCGATGCCATCTACTTTCGGGAGTTTGAGATCCAGCAAAATGACTTTTAAACCATGATTAATCGGTTTACCCGCATGAGGGCCGGTACTGAAAATATAATCCAAAGCTTCAATTCCGTCATTGGCAATGTGAATGTGATTGGCCAGATGCTGCTTTTTGAGTGCACGCAAAGTAAGTTCCTGATCATGAGGATTGTCTTCAACCAGTAGAATTTCAACTCCATTGAAAGTATCCATGATCTTTCTCCTTTTTTTTGTGCAGGCTTACGATGTTTTATGAGATGGTAGAGAAAAATAGAAAGCAGCGTTTTTATTTAAGGCGCTTTCTGCCCATACGCTACCGCCATGTTTTTCGATAATGCGGTGGACGATAGCGAGGCCGACGCCGGTACCTTCAAATTCATGTGCGCTATGGAGACGTTGAAAAACCCCGAAAAGTTTGTGCGTGTAAGCTGAGTCGAAACCTACACCGTTATCCCGAACATAATATACCCATTCATTAGGGCGATGGAAAGCTCCAATTTCAATGATGGGGCGTTCACGAACACTGCTGAACTTAAAAGCATTGCCAATAAGATTTTGCCATACTTGTTTCAGCATAGCCTGATCGCCATTGGCATCCGGTAGCGGATCGATCCTCAATTCGGAATTGTCATAACGCGGATCGTGCCGGATAA encodes:
- a CDS encoding response regulator yields the protein MDTFNGVEILLVEDNPHDQELTLRALKKQHLANHIHIANDGIEALDYIFSTGPHAGKPINHGLKVILLDLKLPKVDGIEVLRAVKADERTKKTPVVVMTSSKEERDIVETYRLGVNSYIVKPVDFEKFMKSVADIGLYWLLLNQVRP
- a CDS encoding PAS domain S-box protein, whose protein sequence is MNTSVRILILEDFPSDLELVKYQLKKSDLSLTIHAVDNRGDFERELTDFSPDLILSDYNLPQFTALDALKRLKERQLATPLILVTGTQSDEIAVECLKAGAEDYILKNNLTRLNSAIHNVLQKRDTHREKEAALTALKESETRYRNLFENSTDMVYTLDTKGCATSLNPAFKTITGFEPQEWIGKHFSEIIHRSDFEYLRELFKSVMTGTTVPPSEIRLLQKDGHYTFVEFTAVPLYELGEINGVLGIVRDISGRKHAEEQIREQADLLNLTRDIIILKRLEGEILFWNQAAEKVLGWTTKEVLGKSVFQLQLRGKERFHQNVYKELLEKSHWQGEVKLLTKSGNEILVDSRWTLIKDGNRNHHTILTVNTDVTEQRKLEAQFYRAQRLESIGTLASGIAHDLNNMLMPIMLAAHILSKKAVDDEGHNLLQTIQSSAEQGANLIKQVLSFGRGMEGERTLVQLRYLIKDVYKILEKTFPKNIDVQIIEPKELALVNANSTQLHQVLMNLCVNARDAMPNGGTLTIETTELFIDEHYAQIHIDAKSGSYVIIRVTDSGTGIPDSIKEKIFDPFFTTKEPGQGTGLGLATVFNIVKGHGGFITLISEHGQGTTFKIYIPSVAAENEKQATDTQLKWPAGHGEWLLVVEDNASVREITRTTLESYGYHVLTANDGAEAVGLFAQNRSMIKAVILDMSMPIMDGPSTIRALKKIDPDIAIIGVSGLQASRSLDKNLATELFAFIQKPYTTLTLLTTLNDLLNKNPKNPNSI
- a CDS encoding response regulator, with product MIASLKILIVEDSASDYELIRYELSRGGIVYEDVRVETEEQFLTQLSTFDPDIILSDYTLPDFDGMKALRLVQQNNCHKPFIVVTGSINEETAVACMKAGAADYLIKDRLDRLPLSVHNAIERSSIERDKRNTEEQLRQHTEQLRKLHAYLQTAIEKERMAIAREIHDQIGQALTGLKMDISWLERHPSDSSISIKLQSMSELVDETITLTRKISSDLRPAVLDNIGLSAAIEWQTEEFRKRAGIPCDLILPNKSFPIDSNQSTAVFRIYQEILTNIIRHAGATKIKTCLQANQSFLKLTVTDNGRGIARDELHSASALGLAGMRERAVIVGGKLDITGSSAGTIITLTIPMEVSE